A region of the Streptococcus oralis Uo5 genome:
TATTAGCAAGTAAGTCTTGATGAACTGCTGCTAGTAAATCATAAGCCTTATTGTAAAATCCTCGATTAGCAGATGGGAGGTTAGTTTTCTTAGCTCCGAGTTTATGAGACAAACTTTCTTGCTTGTCTAGTTTACTATCAATGGCTGCAGCAGTTTCTGCTGAAAGTTCCTTGGCAGAAATATAACGAGAGATTCCATTCTCCTCAAATACATAGCCATCAGCTACTTTTCGAATCACCTGTTTAACCAATTTTTCATCAATTGGATTGCTTGGAGATGGTTGAGGATTTGGTGCAGGTTGCGGGCTTGGACTAGGTTCCGGAGTCGGTTGTGGACTTGGTTGTTCTGGTCTTGAATCCGGCACCCTATGGTTCGAACTGTACTGTAGAGGAATAATACGAGCGATTCGTTCTTCCAATTCAGACATCTGTGAATAAGGAATGAAATGGTAATGGTTCCCATGAGGCACAGCAACTCCTCTAGCTGTTCGACTTGTAATCTGTGCTGGGTCGAAGACAAGGCCATCAGATTCTACGTGTCGTTGGCTGAGTGGCAAGGCATAAAGTTGTTTCAGAAGGCCATCAATATCCTCATCATTTTGACTTGCTTGGCTATCGTCGCTACCGTTGTTAGATGTGTTCGTGTTCGTATAGCCACTGCCTTGGTTATTATAGGATGGGGTCCATCTATCTACATCGCTACTAGCACTGTTGTTATTGGTACGGCGATAAGTAGGCGTGTTTGATTGGCCACTTCTACCAGATAGAAAAGCTTCTGCTGCAGCCAATTCGCTGGCTGATAACTCACTCTTAGGAATGTAATGGTAATGATTGCCATGAGGAACGATATAAGCATCACCAGTATCTTCAATGATATCAGAGGCATTAAAGATGTAACCATCATCTGTGGTGTAGCGTCCCTGTGAACGTGCCAAGGCTACCGCACCATCGTTTGCTGAAGTCCCTCTTTCACGATGCTGACTATGTTCTTGTTTTTGCCGATTGATTTCTTCTTTTGTACGAACATTATCTGCATGGGCTGCATCCTTAAGGTAGACATAGTATTTTCCATCTACCTTGATCACATAACCGCCCTTGATTTCACTGACAATATCCTCGTCCTTGAGCTGGTAGTTCGGATCCTTCATCAGCAACTCTTCACTGATGATGGCATCATAAGGAACCTTGCCATTGTAATAATGATAGTGGTCACCATGTGAAGTGACATAGCCCTGGTCTGTTATCTTGATGACGATTTGCTCCGCATTGATGCCTTCTTTCTTGCTAACCTCATCAGGAGTCAGATTCTCTGTTTTTTGCGCAGCCTGTTTTCCATCTATATAGGAAATACGATTATTTTCTTTGACTGTTCTGGCTTGATACAGTCCCAACTCGTAAGAACAAACACTTAAAATTAAAGCTGCCGCAGAACCAGCAAGGTATTTTTTATTAATTTTCATCGAAACTCACTTTCTTTTTTGATATTTCTAGTTGCAATTCATTTCTAAATTGCAGAAACTCCTCTCTATTACTTAACTGGTTAATAGTTTACTCCTAAATTTGCAACTTGTCAAGAATTTTATGAACCAGTTAAGTATTTTTTATTCTTCACCGCTACTTTCTCTAGAATGGAGTTTATATAAGAAAGATTTTCTTGAAAGTTCTTAAAAAAATCCCTGCAACTGGGTTGCAAGGACTTTTCGATTAATCAAAATTAACGTATTCTTTTTGAAGTTCAAGAACTTCTTCCATTGTTGAGCATTCTGTAAGGGCACGGTTTGCGTACTCTTCCATCTTAGCTGTATCGAGTTTCTTCATCAAGCTACGTGTACGAAGTACTGATGTTGCTGACATAGAGAACTCATCCAAGCCCATTCCGACAAGAAGTGGAACAGCCTGTTGGTCACCAGCCATCTCACCACACATACCAGCCCATTTACCTTCAGCGTGAGCTGCTTTGATAACGTTGTTAATCAAACGAAGGATTGATGGGTTGTATGGTTGGTAAAGGTATGAAACTTGCTCGTTCATACGGTCTGCTGCCATTGTGTATTGGATCAAGTCGTTTGTACCAATTGAGAAGAAGTCAACTTCTTTAGCAAATTGGTCTGCAAGCATTGCTGCTGCTGGGATTTCGATCATGATACCAACTTGGATATTATCCGCAACTGCAACACCTTCAGCAAGAAGGTTTGCTTTTTCTTCGTCAAAGACTGCTTTCGCTGCACGGAATTCTTTCAAGAGCGCAACCATTGGGAACATGATACGCAATTGACCGTGAACAGACGCACGAAGAAGGGCACGGATTTGTGTGCGGAACATAGCATCTCCAGTCTCAGAGATAGAGATACGAAGGGCACGGAATCCAAGGAATGGGTTCATTTCGTGAGGCATATCGAAGTAAGGAAGTTCCTTATCTCCACCGATATCCATTGTACGAACAACAACAGGCTTACCGTTCATTCCTTCAAGTACAGCCTTGTAAGCTTCGTACTGCTCGTCTTCTGTTGGGAAGTCTTGAGAATCCATGTACAAGAACTCTGTACGGTAAAGACCAACAGCTTCAGCACCGTTGTCATTGACACCTTCAACGTCTTTTGGAGTACCGATGTTGGCAGCCAATTCAAAGTGTTTGCCATCAGCAGTTACTGTTTGTGCATCTTTCAAGAGAGCCCATTCAGCTTTTTGTTTCGCATACGCTTCACCAGCAGCCTTGAATTCAGCCGCTTGCTCATCAGTTGGGTTGATAATAACCTCACCAGTGATACCGTTAACGGCAAGAATGTCACCGTCTTTAACGATTTCAGTGATATTGTTTGTACCCAATACTGCTGCAATTTCAAGCGTACGCGCCATGATAGCTGAGTGGCTTGTACGTCCACCGATGTTTGTTACAAAAGCTTTAACAAAGTTTTTGTCCAATTGAGCTGTATCTGAAGGAGTCAAGTCATGCGCAATCACGATTACTTCTTCATTGATAGAAGCTGGGTTTGGTAATTTTTTACCAAGTAGGTTTGCCAATACACGTTTTGTCACGTCGCGGATATCCGCAGCGCGTTCTTGCATGTATGGGTTGTCTTCCATGCCTTCAAAGATAGTGATAAACATGTCTGTTACTTCTTTCAGACCTGCTTCTGCATTCACTTTCTTCGCACGGATTGTTTCCTTGATTTGGCTGATCATTTCTGGGTCAGCAAGAACCATTAAGTGAGCGTCAAAAACTTGAGCTGCTTCTTCACCGAGCGTACCTACTGCTTTCTCGCGAATAACAGAAAGCTCGTCTTGTGATGCCTGTAGAGCGGCATCAAGGCGAGCTTCTTCTGCGTTTGTATCTTCGACTGTAATAGTCTCAAATGACAAATCCGGTTGAACGAGTAGATATGCTTTTGCAACTGCAACACCATCAGATGCTGCGATTCCTTTAAGCATTTCTGTCATTTTCCTTATGCCAATCCTTCTTTTTCCATAGTTTCAGTGATAGCAGCAATTGCGTCGTCAGCATCTGCACCTTCAGCTGAAATTGTAACGTCAGCACCTTGGCCAACACCAAGACTCATAACACCCATGATAGATTTAAGGTTTACTGATTTACCTTTGTATTCAAGAGTGATATCTGAAGCAAATTTGCTAGCTGTTTGAACCAACAATGTTGCTGGACGTGCATGAATACCTGTTTCTGCCACTACGTGGAAATCTTTAGAAGCCATAGTTTGACTCTCCTTTAGTTATTTCTTTTTTGGATTATATGTGATAACCCTTACAAGACTGTATTATATCACCTTCTAGATAATTTTTCAAGTGTTTTATGGACTTTCTTCTATTTCCTTTCTGATAACTTGCTGAAAATCTTCTATTTATCTTACCAATATACAGTATATAGTTTTTTTGTTTTGATAAACTTTGATAGTTCAATGAAAACCCAATTTTACACTCTGACAAAACACTATATCTTGTGCTTTGTTTTTGAAACTGTAACTTTTTAGCACAAGATTTAGTTTAAAAAGTTTGACAAAGTTTTTTTTTCTGATATACTAAGAAAGTAATCAATTTTGAAAGAGGAGTTACGAAAATGGTAACCGTTTATTCTAAAAACAACTGTGTCCAATGTAAGATGACCAAGCGTTTCTTGGACAGCAACAATGTGGCTTATCGTGAGATTAATCTTGATGAGCAACCTGAGTACATCGATCAAGTTAAAGAGCTCGGTTTCAGCGCAGCTCCTATTATCCAAACACCAACTGAAGTTTTTTCAGGTTTCCAACCAGGAAAACTAAAACAGTTAGCATAATCTTAGTACATCATCCAGAAGAGATTGCTTCTAGGGCTAACTTAGAAGCCTTTCTTTTGTAGTTAGATAAGGGAAATTTTATGGGATTAAAACATCTTGAGGACGTGACCTACTTCCGTCTCAATAACGAAATCAACCGTCCTGTTAATGGACAAATCATGCTTCATAAAGATAAAGAAGCCTTGGATGCCTTCTTTAAAGAAAATGTAGTACCAAATACCATGGTTTTTGATTCAATCACTGATAAAATCAACTACCTCATTGAACACAACTACATCGAAACTGCATTTCTCAAGAAGTACCGTCCAGAGTTCTTGGAAGAATTGCATCAATTCATCAAAGACCAAAACTTCCAATTCAAATCATTCATGGCTGCCTATAAGTTTTACAATCAATATGCCTTGAAGACTAACGATGGGGAATACTATCTTGAAAGCATGGAAGACCGTGTCTTCTTTAACGCACTTTATTTTGCTGATGGTGATGAAGCTGTTGCGATTGATATTGCCAATGAAATCATCCATCAACGCTACCAACCTGCTACTCCTTCCTTTTTAAACGCAGGTCGTGCTCGTCGTGGGGAGTTGGTATCTTGTTTCTTGATTCAAGTAACTGATGACATGAACTCTATCGGACGTTCCATCAACTCTGCTCTTCAACTTTCACGTATCGGTGGTGGTGTGGGAATTTCCCTCAGCAACCTTCGTGAAGCTGGAGCTCCTATCAAAGGTTATGAAGGAGCAGCTTCTGGTGTCGTTCCAGTTATGAAACTCTTCGAAGACAGTTTCTCCTACTCAAACCAACTTGGTCAACGTCAAGGTGCTGGTGTTGTCTACCTCAACGTCTTTCACCCAGATATCATCGCCTTCCTTTCCACTAAGAAAGAAAATGCTGATGAAAAAGTTCGTGTGAAGACCCTTTCACTTGGTGTTGTAGTACCCGATAAATTCTACGAATTAGCTCGTAAAAATGAAGAAATGTATCTCTTTAGCCCTTACTCTGTAGAGCTTGAGTATGGTGTACCGTTCAACTACATCGACATCACTGAAAAATATGATGAATTAGTAGCAAATCCAAATATCCGCAAGACAAAAATCAAGGCGCGTGATTTGGAAACGGAAATCTCTAAATTGCAACAAGAATCTGGTTACCCTTATGTCGTCAACATTGATACAGCCAACCGTGCTAATCCAGTAGATGGAAAGATTATCATGAGTAACTTGTGTTCTGAGATTCTTCAAGTTCAAGAACCAAGCTTGATCAACGATGCTCAAGAATTCCTTCAAATGGGAACGGACGTTTCATGTAACCTTGGATCAACAAACGTGGTCAACATGATGACTTCACCTGACTTTGGTCGTTCTATTCGCGCTATGGTTCGTGCCCTTACTTTCGTTACAGATAGTTCACACATCGTAGCTGTCCCTACTATCGACCACGGAAACAGTTTGGCTCACACCTTTGGTCTTGGTGCTATGGGACTTCACAGTTACCTTGCCCAACAACTCATCGAATACGGATCTCCTGAGTCAGTTGAATTTACAAGCATCTACTTTATGCTTATGAACTACTGGACCTTAGTGGAGTCAAACAATATCGCTCGCGAACGTGGTATTACCTTCCACAACTTTGAAAAATCAGACTATGCTAACGGTAGCTACTTTGACAAGTATGTGACAGGCGAGTTTGTTCCAAAATCAGACCGTGTTAAAGAACTCTTCAAAGATGTCTTTATTCCAAGTGCTGCTGATTGGGCTGAACTTCGCGAAAAGGTTCAAGCAGATGGACTTTACCACCAAAACCGTCTAGCTGTAGCGCCAAATGGTTCTATCAGCTACATCAACGATGTTTCTGCTTCTATCCACCCGATTACACAACGTATCGAAGAACGTCAAGAGAAGAAAATCGGTAAGATCTACTACCCTGCTGCAGGCTTGTCAACAGATACTATTCCTTACTACACTTCTGCTTATGACATGGATATGCGTAAGGTGATTGATGTTTACGCGGCTGCGACTGAGCACGTGGATCAAGGACTTTCACTCACTCTCTTCATGCGTAGTGACATTCCAAAAGGTCTTTACGAATGGAAGAAAGAAAATAAACAAACCACACGTGACTTGTCTATCCTTCGTAACTATGCCTTTAACAAGGGTATCAAGTCTATTTACTACGTCCGTACCTTTACAGACGACGGTGGAGAAGTCGGTGCTAACCAATGTGAAAGCTGTGTGATTTAATTTTTATCTGAGGCAACCACATTTTCTCAGACTACTGATTAAGTTACCCACCAGACAAAACTTGATAAGTATCTTAAATACTATGAAAAACTAAAAAGTCGGTCTTCCGACTTTTTGTGCGATACTCTTCTCAGACTATGATAAAATAGAGAAGATTCTATCATCGCATAATTACATACAGAAAGAGATTTCAAATGGAAACTTACTACAAAGCCATTAACTGGAATGCCATCGAAGATGTCATCGACAAATCAACTTGGGAAAAGCTGACGGAGCAATTCTGGCTTGATACGCGTATCCCCTTGTCAAATGACCTTGATGACTGGAGAAAACTATCAAACAAGGAAAAAGACTTGGTAGGAAAAGTCTTTGGTGGTTTAACGCTTCTTGATACCATGCAATCTGAAACAGGGGTTCAGGCTCTTCGTTCCGACATCCGTACACCGCATGAGGAAGCTGTTTTTAACAACATCCAATTTATGGAATCTGTCCACGCAAAATCCTATTCTTCTATCTTCTCTACCTTAAACACCAAGGCTGAGATTGAAGAAATCTTTGAATGGACCAACACCAACCCTTACCTACAAAGAAAAGCAGAAATTATCAATGAGATCTACCTCAATGGTACGCCTCTTGAAAAGAAGGTTGCCAGTGTCTTCCTTGAAACCTTCCTCTTCTATTCAGGTTTCTTTACACCACTTTACTATCTTGGTAACAACAAACTGGCCAACGTTGCGGAAATCATCAAACTGATCATCCGTGATGAATCTGTTCACGGAACTTACATTGGTTACAAATTCCAACTTGGTTTTAATGAATTGCCTGAAGAAGAGCAAGAAAAACTTAAAGAATGGATGTACGACCTGCTCTATACTCTCTACGAGAACGAAGAAGGTTATACTGAAAGTCTCTATGACGGTGTTGGTTGGACCGAAGAAGTTAAAACTTTCCTTCGTTACAATGCCAATAAAGCTCTTATGAACCTAGGACAAGATCCACTCTTCCCTGATTCAGCAGATGATGTCAATCCTATCGTCATGAACGGTATTTCAACAGGAACTTCTAACCACGACTTCTTCTCTCAAGTCGGAAATGGTTACCTCCTTGGTGAAGTTGAAGCCATGCAAGACGAGGATTACAACTACGGTTTGAACTAATTTGATCAATCATTCAAAATATCATGGTTTGTTTAAAACAACCATGATATTTTGTTTTTGTTTTTTCTATTTGATTGATTGAGCGTTTTATGGTAAGATAATAATAGTAGAAATCGAGGTGATAAGGATGCTAAAGCAAGAAAAACTAGATAGTATTCTAGAAGCAGTAAACACAAAAGGTACCATTACTGTAAAAGAGATTATGGAGAGTCTTGATGTGTCAGACATGACAGCTCGTCGCTACTTACAAGAATTGGCAGATAAGGATTTGCTGGTTCGTGTGCATGGTGGTGCTGAAAAACTTCGTACAGGTTCTCTCTTAAACAACGAACGCTCAAACGTTGAAAAACAAGGCTTGCAGATTGCTGAAAAACAAGAAATTAGCCGTTTTGCGGGTCATTTGATTGACGAAGGTGAAACCATTTTTATCGGGCCAGGAACAACCTTAGAATGTTTTGCTCGTGAGCTCCCAATTGATAATATTCGTGTTGTAACAAACAGTCTTCCTGTCTTTCTCATCCTAAACGAACGAAAACTAACAGATTTGATTTTGATTGGCGGAAATTATCGCTCTATCACTGGTGCTTTTGTAGGAACACTCACCTTGCAGGATTTGACCAACCTTCAGTTTTCTAAAGCTTTTGTAAGTTGTAATGGTATTAAGGATAAGGCAATTGCTACTTTCAGTGAAGAAGAGGGCGAGGTACAACGAATCGCCTTGAACAATGCCAATAAAAAATACTTACTGGCAGACCACAGTAAGTTTAATAAGTTTGATTTTTACAATTTCTACAATATCTCAGAAATTGATACCATCGTTTCAGATTCCAAACTGAGTCAGGAGACATTTGAAGACCTGTCGAAACAAACAACCATTCTTTTATCAAAACCATAAAAATTCCCCTGCCTTTTGGCGGGGAATTTTTGTTGAATTTTATTCAATAAGTTGTGTCTCAGCTAGTTTCTTGTACCAGTGAGCCGATTTCTTTGGATAGCGCTCCTGAGTCTCAAAATCAACATAGAAGAGACCGTAACGCTTTTCATAGCCATTTGACCAAGAAAAGACATCCATTAGCGACCAGATAAAGTAGCCTTTGACTTTGGCTCCATCAGAGATTGCATCTGAAATCACTTCCATATGTTTCTTAACATAATCAATCCGCCCATCATCGTAGACTGTTCCATCCACAAACTCGTCTTTGTATCCGAGACCATTCTCTGTGATGTAAATCTTCTTGTAATTTGGGTAATCTTTCTTTACGCGCATGATTTGGTCATACAAACCTTGAGGGTAGATAATCCAATCCCAATCCGTACGTGGGACATAGTCAGGCGCCACTCGACGTCCAACTCCCTTAATCTGATATTTAGAACTTCCTTTTTCACCTTTTCCATTGTGGATGATTTCCGTCTCACCATCAAAGGCTTGCATCCAATCACTCATGTAGTAGTTAATTCCAAGGAAGTCATTCAGGTCTTTTGCTGCTTCTAGGACTGCAAAGTCTTCTTCACGCAGATCTAAGCTTCCACCATTGACTGCTAAGATATGGTTGACACCTTCCATTGTTTCTTCGGAATATCGTCCTAGATAAGTCGCATCCAAAATAAATTTATTGTGAATGATATCTTCTAACTCGGCTGAACGAACATCTGCTGGATTATCTGGATCCAGAGGATACTTAGTAGGCAGTGCATGAACCACACCAATTTCACCCTTATATCCCTTATCCTTGAAAAATTTTACTGCACGCGCATGCGACACCATCATATTGTGATGAGATTGGAAGACTTTGGCAAGGTCGTACTGAATACCTGGAGGGAATTTTCCAACCAAGTATTGACCATCTCCTATCGGCCCAATTTCATTAAAGGTTGTCCAATAGTTGACTTCTGGGAATTCTTCAAAACAAAAAGCCGCGTAGTCTACAAAGTGTTCAATGTTTTCACGGTTTAAGAAATCTCCATTTGAATGAAGTGCTTCTGGCGTATCAAAGTGATGAAGAGTTACAAAGGGCTCAACATGCCGTTTGTGACATTCTGCAAATAGATTATGATAGAACTCAACCCCCTTGTCATTAACCTTCCCATAACCAGTTGGAAAGATACGTGACCAAGCGATTGAAATACGGATACCATTGACACCATACTCTTCTGCAAGTTTGAGGTCAACTGGGTATTTGTGATAGAAATCACTGGCTGGTTCAGCAGTGTACCAGTAGTTATCTTTGAGGTATTTGTCCCAGGCAACTGGTCCTTTACCATCAGTATTGGTCGCACCTTCTGCTTGATAGGCTGCTGTTGCCCCGCCAAAAATAAAGTCTTTTGGAAGTGTTTTTGTCATTTGATTCACCTTTCAAGAAATAGAAATGAGATGGAGATAGAGTTGGGAGGAATTCCGCCATCTCACTTCTTTGCTATTTACCTTTTATTCTTCAAACTGCGCTTGAACAAAGGCAAGAGCACCTTTTCCATCGCGAGTCAATTTAATGTATTGCCCACCTTCTGTCTTGGCAAGTTTGATACCAAGTTTGTCGGTTTCGGCCTTCATGTCTTCAAAGTTTGAAGCAACTTGAGGAGCAAGGATAACCAGATCAAACTCAGGCAACATTTCACGGTGAGCACCATAGCCACCAGCTGCTGCTTTAACAGGAACCTTGTACTCCGCAGCTGCTTTGTTTAGAGCATTTGCAAGGAGACCACTTGTTCCTCCACCTGCACAGAGAACCAAGACATTGGTTTCTTCAGTAATTGTGTTTTGCGTTGCTTCTACACCAGCTTTTTCAAGAATAGCATCTGCTTTGGCAGTATTGAAGTTTGCAGCTACTTTTTCTTTTAATTCATCATTGGCTTTACCAGAACGTTCTTCTTCAAGGATTTGTTCATCATAAACCTTGAGGAATGGATAGTAAATGGCTACGTCAACAAGGATTAACAAAGCAGCAAGTACAAATGACAAGAATTGGAAGTTTGTACCGAGAACAATACCGAGCGGACCTGGTGTTGTCCAAGGAAGGTTGGCAGTAAATGAGTTCATGCCAAGCGTTTCAATGAAGAATTTAAAGATCCAGACGTTTGCGATTGGCGCAAAGATGAATGGAATAAAGAAGATTGGGTTCAAGACAAGTGGTGCACCAAACAAGATTGGTTCATTTACACCAAAGAAGGTTGGAACTACTGACGCTCGTCCGATTGCACGATTTCGTTTTGATTTTGTTAACCACATGAACATGAATGGAACAACCAGTGTCGCACCAGTACCACCCATGGTAACGATAAACATTTGTGTACCAGAAGTAAGAATCTTGTCAGCGTGCATACCTTGTTGGAGAAGGTTCAAGTTTACTTCGGCATTTGCATAGGTAATAGCTGCGATTGCTGGCTCGACGATTGAAGGACCGTGGATACCAACAAACCAGAAGAAGGCAAAGGCACCAAAGATAATGGTAATACCAAGATAGCCATCAGCTGCAGAGAATAATGGTGCAAAGAATTTACCGATTGATTCTGCTACGCTTGCTCCAACAAAATGACGAGCTAGTAAATCAAGGGCGTAAAGAGAAACAACAGATAGAGTGAATGGAATCACATCTTTAAAGACTTGTGAGATATTGGGTGGAACTTCGTCAGGCATTCGAATAGTGACGTTGTTCTTAACACAAACCTTATAGATTGCTACGGTTACAAAGGCAGCAAGAAAGGCTGAAAGCAAACCTTTTGTCCCAAGGAAACCTGTCGCAAAACCACCTTCAATCGGGTCAGCTGCTAACATCAACAAACCAACAATCGCTGCCAACAATGTTGACATATAGTTGATTTGATTGGTTTTCTCCATGCTACGGTTTACTGAGTCGGTCAATGACTTAGCTGTTGTACCAGCTACCAAGAGAGCTAGAATCCCCATTGAATAGCTATAAGGTTTCATGAGGAGATTAACAACATCATCAGACCATTTAAAGCCCCATGAGTTAGGAACAAAGGCAATCAAGATAAAGATACTTGAGAAGAGAATAACAGGCATACCTGCAATGAAACCATCACGAATAGCACGAAGATAGATATTACGAGATAATTTCTCAAAGAAAGGTTTTCCTTTCTCGATAAATGCGATTAATTTATTCATTACTTAACTCCTCTCTTATAGAGTTCGATTAAATGGTGCATCAAATCTTTGAGCAAGATGGTTGTCATCAAGTGATCCTGACCATGCATCATGGTTACACTATAGGCCAAATCCTCACCAGCGGCTTCCTTGGTCAATAGACTTGTTTGCGCGTGATGAGCCTCGGCGATACAGCCACCAGCTTCCTCAACTAAACTATCCGCTTTCGCAAAATCGCCAGCTTCAGCAGCCTTTAAAGCTTCCAATAGTTTTGATCGAGCATCGCCAGCATAGGCAACAATTTCAAAACCTAACAATGTTACTTCTTCTCTATTCATGATAGAATTCTCCTTATGTATTTTTAATTAAATTTTTATGACAATAAACGTTGGATATGTAGAACTAGATAAACTCGTTCACTTTTATACAAATCAAGACCCGTATGTTGCGTAATCACATCATAGATCTTAGAACCAATCTCGAACGCTTTTGGATAGGATTGTTTAATATGATCTTCCATATCCAGAAGTGATTGGTTATCATCTCTAGATCTGTCTAAATAATCCAAGAAATAATTCAAATGAATCATAAAACGATCATAGAAATGATTATTCTCTTTGGTTCGTTGAATTGCATAACTCTTTAGTACTTCTTCGACATTCCTGAGAATTTCTTTCCTCTTATCAATCGACTCCACAAGTTCCACTTCATTTTCACCTTCGGCATTAATGAAATGATAACCAATCCGAATAATTTCATCCTCCGGGAAATGATCTGTCAACTTCTGACGATAGATTTCAAAAGCTTCCTTTGCGATTTGAAAAGCGACAGGATACTTATTGGAAATATCTGGCAGATTACTATCCTTGTACCGTCCTTGTGTTAGAGCTTGGTAAGAACAGTAAATATGATCTGTCAAGGTTACGTAGAGATACTCTTGAATCGGATAATGATATTTCTTAGAAAGCTTATCAATAATCTCATAAGTCACTGTGATAAAATCCAGCGGAACATCTTTGAGCAGAGCCATAAAATTTTCTCTGGACTCTTCTGTCTTC
Encoded here:
- a CDS encoding DeoR/GlpR family DNA-binding transcription regulator, yielding MLKQEKLDSILEAVNTKGTITVKEIMESLDVSDMTARRYLQELADKDLLVRVHGGAEKLRTGSLLNNERSNVEKQGLQIAEKQEISRFAGHLIDEGETIFIGPGTTLECFARELPIDNIRVVTNSLPVFLILNERKLTDLILIGGNYRSITGAFVGTLTLQDLTNLQFSKAFVSCNGIKDKAIATFSEEEGEVQRIALNNANKKYLLADHSKFNKFDFYNFYNISEIDTIVSDSKLSQETFEDLSKQTTILLSKP
- a CDS encoding lactose-specific PTS transporter subunit EIIC, coding for MNKLIAFIEKGKPFFEKLSRNIYLRAIRDGFIAGMPVILFSSIFILIAFVPNSWGFKWSDDVVNLLMKPYSYSMGILALLVAGTTAKSLTDSVNRSMEKTNQINYMSTLLAAIVGLLMLAADPIEGGFATGFLGTKGLLSAFLAAFVTVAIYKVCVKNNVTIRMPDEVPPNISQVFKDVIPFTLSVVSLYALDLLARHFVGASVAESIGKFFAPLFSAADGYLGITIIFGAFAFFWFVGIHGPSIVEPAIAAITYANAEVNLNLLQQGMHADKILTSGTQMFIVTMGGTGATLVVPFMFMWLTKSKRNRAIGRASVVPTFFGVNEPILFGAPLVLNPIFFIPFIFAPIANVWIFKFFIETLGMNSFTANLPWTTPGPLGIVLGTNFQFLSFVLAALLILVDVAIYYPFLKVYDEQILEEERSGKANDELKEKVAANFNTAKADAILEKAGVEATQNTITEETNVLVLCAGGGTSGLLANALNKAAAEYKVPVKAAAGGYGAHREMLPEFDLVILAPQVASNFEDMKAETDKLGIKLAKTEGGQYIKLTRDGKGALAFVQAQFEE
- the lacG gene encoding 6-phospho-beta-galactosidase gives rise to the protein MTKTLPKDFIFGGATAAYQAEGATNTDGKGPVAWDKYLKDNYWYTAEPASDFYHKYPVDLKLAEEYGVNGIRISIAWSRIFPTGYGKVNDKGVEFYHNLFAECHKRHVEPFVTLHHFDTPEALHSNGDFLNRENIEHFVDYAAFCFEEFPEVNYWTTFNEIGPIGDGQYLVGKFPPGIQYDLAKVFQSHHNMMVSHARAVKFFKDKGYKGEIGVVHALPTKYPLDPDNPADVRSAELEDIIHNKFILDATYLGRYSEETMEGVNHILAVNGGSLDLREEDFAVLEAAKDLNDFLGINYYMSDWMQAFDGETEIIHNGKGEKGSSKYQIKGVGRRVAPDYVPRTDWDWIIYPQGLYDQIMRVKKDYPNYKKIYITENGLGYKDEFVDGTVYDDGRIDYVKKHMEVISDAISDGAKVKGYFIWSLMDVFSWSNGYEKRYGLFYVDFETQERYPKKSAHWYKKLAETQLIE
- a CDS encoding PRD domain-containing protein; the protein is MYRILNPMNHNVSLVRNDKGEEVIVIGKGIAFGKKKGDLIAENQVEKIFRMKTEESRENFMALLKDVPLDFITVTYEIIDKLSKKYHYPIQEYLYVTLTDHIYCSYQALTQGRYKDSNLPDISNKYPVAFQIAKEAFEIYRQKLTDHFPEDEIIRIGYHFINAEGENEVELVESIDKRKEILRNVEEVLKSYAIQRTKENNHFYDRFMIHLNYFLDYLDRSRDDNQSLLDMEDHIKQSYPKAFEIGSKIYDVITQHTGLDLYKSERVYLVLHIQRLLS
- a CDS encoding PTS lactose/cellobiose transporter subunit IIA; the protein is MNREEVTLLGFEIVAYAGDARSKLLEALKAAEAGDFAKADSLVEEAGGCIAEAHHAQTSLLTKEAAGEDLAYSVTMMHGQDHLMTTILLKDLMHHLIELYKRGVK